Proteins found in one Triticum aestivum cultivar Chinese Spring chromosome 4D, IWGSC CS RefSeq v2.1, whole genome shotgun sequence genomic segment:
- the LOC123098558 gene encoding uncharacterized protein produces MDWEGRAAFTSAWVLPVDHPLVRRVRPATTEARAAALRDLLVLWSSRGAETPRSRPPQPYAVAEAPFVDMQFRDVLVELHIYIGEGRAEGIGFKLSVPINPK; encoded by the exons ATGGATTGGGAGGGGAGGGCCGCCTTCACATCCGCGTGGGTGCTCCCTGTCGATCACCccctagtgcgccgggttcggcctgcgaccACCGAGGCTCGAGCTGCTGCGCTCCGAGATCTCCTGGTGCTTTGGAGCAGCCGCGGGGCAGAGACACCAAGGTCTAGACCTCCACAACCATACGCCGTG GCTGAAGCTCCTTTTGTTGACATGCAATTTCGAGATGTTCTCGTGGAG CTTCATATCTATATTGGTGAAGGCAGGGCAGAAGGCATTGGATTTAAGCTGTCTGTACCAATAAACCCCAAATGA